In Balearica regulorum gibbericeps isolate bBalReg1 chromosome 2, bBalReg1.pri, whole genome shotgun sequence, one DNA window encodes the following:
- the MLH1 gene encoding DNA mismatch repair protein Mlh1 isoform X3 codes for MYIFTLHKPLEIAPQNVDVNVHPTKHEVHFLHEDSILERVQQHVESKLLGSNSSRMYFTQTLLPGNDCSSSEVVKSAANSSAATKGNGDKVYAHQMVRTDSREQKLDAFLQPVNNPLSTGPTEVMTEVNAGPPEGAVRPQDAEMEDVSDLVEVVDIQEDTAMPGELSESGRSSPETVPPRKRPREDVDMQMEKGETRKDMTAACTPRRRIINLTSILTLQEEINNQAHANLQEMLHDHSFVGCVSPQWALVQYQTKLYLLNTTKLSQELFYQILVYDFANFGVLRLSEPAPLYELSMLALEDPESGWTEEDGPKEGLAEYIVEFLKKKTEMLKDYFSLEIDEEGNLIGLPLLIDNYVPPLEGLPMFILRLATEVNWDEEKECFESLSKELAMFYSIRKQYLIDEANLTNSQDEDSDSGSTTWKWTVEHVLYKAFRTHLLPPKHFSEDGNILQLANLPDLYKVFERC; via the exons cttaGAAATAGCCCCCCAGAATGTAGATGTGAACGTGCACCCTACAAAACATGAGGTCCATTTCCTTCATGAAGACAGTATTCTGGAGCGTGTGCAACAACACGTAGAAAGCAAGTTGTTGGGGTCTAATTCTTCAAGGATGTACTTCACTCAG ACGCTGCTTCCAGGGAATGACTGTTCGTCCAGCGAGGTTGTAAAATCAGCAGCAAACTCTTCTGCAGCTACCAAAGGAAACGGTGATAAAGTTTACGCGCATCAGATGGTCCGCACTGATTCCCGAGAGCAGAAATTGGATGCTTTTCTTCAGCCAGTGAACAACCCCCTAAGTACAGGCCCCACTGAAGTGATGACAGAGGTTAACGCAGGACCTCCGGAGGGTGCGGTCAGGCCACAGGATGCTGAAATGGAAGACGTCAGTGATCTAGTTGAAGTGGTTGATATTCAGGAGGACACTGCGATGCCTGGGGAGCTGAGTGAGAGTGGACGCTCGTCTCCTGAGACAGTGCCTCCTCG AAAGAGGCCACGGGAAGATGTGGACATGCAAATGGAGAAAGGCGAGACAAGAAAGGACAtgactgctgcctgcacccctaGAAGAAGAATTATCAACTTGACCAGTATATTGACACTccaggaagaaattaataaCCAGGCACATGCAA ATCTCCAGGAGATGCTCCATGATCACTCCTTTGTTGGCTGTGTCAGTCCTCAGTGGGCTCTGGTGCAATATCAGACAAAACTGTATCTTCTCAATACAACAAAACTCAG CCAAGAACTCTTCTACCAGATACTTGTTTATGACTTTGCAAACTTTGGAGTCTTAAGGTTGTCT GAGCCAGCTCCTTTATATGAGCTTTCAATGCTTGCTTTAGAGGATCCTGAAAGTGGCTGGACAGAAGAAGATGGCCCAAAAGAAGGGCTTGCTGAGTACATTGTGgagtttctgaaaaagaagacTGAGATgttgaaagattatttttctcttgaaattgaTGAG GAAGGAAACCTAATTGGGTTACCACTTCTGATAGACAACTATGTTCCGCCGCTGGAAGGACTGCCGATGTTTATCCTTCGCTTGGCCACAGAG GTAAACTGGGATGaagaaaaggaatgttttgAAAGCCTAAGTAAAGAATTAGCTATGTTCTACTCCATTAGAAAGCAATATTTAATAGATGAAGCCAACTTGACAAACTCACAG GATGAAGATTCTGACTCTGGTTCAACAACATGGAAGTGGACTGTGGAACATGTACTTTACAAAGCTTTTAGGACTCACCTTTTACCTCCTAAACACTTCTCAGAAGATGGCAACATTTTGCAGCTTGCTAACCTGCCTGACCTATATAAAGTTTTTGAGAGATGTTGA
- the MLH1 gene encoding DNA mismatch repair protein Mlh1 isoform X2, whose translation MYIFTLHKPSIGRVSRFAESHRNCVRCLFAKNLEIAPQNVDVNVHPTKHEVHFLHEDSILERVQQHVESKLLGSNSSRMYFTQTLLPGNDCSSSEVVKSAANSSAATKGNGDKVYAHQMVRTDSREQKLDAFLQPVNNPLSTGPTEVMTEVNAGPPEGAVRPQDAEMEDVSDLVEVVDIQEDTAMPGELSESGRSSPETVPPRKRPREDVDMQMEKGETRKDMTAACTPRRRIINLTSILTLQEEINNQAHANLQEMLHDHSFVGCVSPQWALVQYQTKLYLLNTTKLSQELFYQILVYDFANFGVLRLSEPAPLYELSMLALEDPESGWTEEDGPKEGLAEYIVEFLKKKTEMLKDYFSLEIDEEGNLIGLPLLIDNYVPPLEGLPMFILRLATEVNWDEEKECFESLSKELAMFYSIRKQYLIDEANLTNSQDEDSDSGSTTWKWTVEHVLYKAFRTHLLPPKHFSEDGNILQLANLPDLYKVFERC comes from the exons ATCGATTGGTAGAGTCAGCCGCTTTGCGGAAAGCCATAGAAACTGTGTACGCTGCTTATTTGCCAAAAA cttaGAAATAGCCCCCCAGAATGTAGATGTGAACGTGCACCCTACAAAACATGAGGTCCATTTCCTTCATGAAGACAGTATTCTGGAGCGTGTGCAACAACACGTAGAAAGCAAGTTGTTGGGGTCTAATTCTTCAAGGATGTACTTCACTCAG ACGCTGCTTCCAGGGAATGACTGTTCGTCCAGCGAGGTTGTAAAATCAGCAGCAAACTCTTCTGCAGCTACCAAAGGAAACGGTGATAAAGTTTACGCGCATCAGATGGTCCGCACTGATTCCCGAGAGCAGAAATTGGATGCTTTTCTTCAGCCAGTGAACAACCCCCTAAGTACAGGCCCCACTGAAGTGATGACAGAGGTTAACGCAGGACCTCCGGAGGGTGCGGTCAGGCCACAGGATGCTGAAATGGAAGACGTCAGTGATCTAGTTGAAGTGGTTGATATTCAGGAGGACACTGCGATGCCTGGGGAGCTGAGTGAGAGTGGACGCTCGTCTCCTGAGACAGTGCCTCCTCG AAAGAGGCCACGGGAAGATGTGGACATGCAAATGGAGAAAGGCGAGACAAGAAAGGACAtgactgctgcctgcacccctaGAAGAAGAATTATCAACTTGACCAGTATATTGACACTccaggaagaaattaataaCCAGGCACATGCAA ATCTCCAGGAGATGCTCCATGATCACTCCTTTGTTGGCTGTGTCAGTCCTCAGTGGGCTCTGGTGCAATATCAGACAAAACTGTATCTTCTCAATACAACAAAACTCAG CCAAGAACTCTTCTACCAGATACTTGTTTATGACTTTGCAAACTTTGGAGTCTTAAGGTTGTCT GAGCCAGCTCCTTTATATGAGCTTTCAATGCTTGCTTTAGAGGATCCTGAAAGTGGCTGGACAGAAGAAGATGGCCCAAAAGAAGGGCTTGCTGAGTACATTGTGgagtttctgaaaaagaagacTGAGATgttgaaagattatttttctcttgaaattgaTGAG GAAGGAAACCTAATTGGGTTACCACTTCTGATAGACAACTATGTTCCGCCGCTGGAAGGACTGCCGATGTTTATCCTTCGCTTGGCCACAGAG GTAAACTGGGATGaagaaaaggaatgttttgAAAGCCTAAGTAAAGAATTAGCTATGTTCTACTCCATTAGAAAGCAATATTTAATAGATGAAGCCAACTTGACAAACTCACAG GATGAAGATTCTGACTCTGGTTCAACAACATGGAAGTGGACTGTGGAACATGTACTTTACAAAGCTTTTAGGACTCACCTTTTACCTCCTAAACACTTCTCAGAAGATGGCAACATTTTGCAGCTTGCTAACCTGCCTGACCTATATAAAGTTTTTGAGAGATGTTGA